In Miscanthus floridulus cultivar M001 chromosome 5, ASM1932011v1, whole genome shotgun sequence, one genomic interval encodes:
- the LOC136452989 gene encoding uncharacterized protein, which translates to MWWRAVRARRRVSGARPASTAAAGAEKSCRAVVVPRFGGPEVLEVRQGVPVPDLKPWEVLVRARAVSINPLDLRMRSGYGRSIFEPLLPLIIGRDISGEVAATGTSAASFSIGQEVFGSLHPTALRGTYADYAILSLDELTLKPSTISHVEASAIPFAALTAWRALHGTAQISEGQRVLVIGGGGAVGLAAVQLAVAAGCGVSATCGTQSIERVTGAGAEQAIDYTAEDTEAAVKGKFDAVLDTIGVPETERIGISVLRRGGHYMTLQGEAAALADRYGLAVGLPAATAALLKKQMQYRYSHGIEYWWTYMRADAEGLHEIQRLSGAGKLQIPVEKTFPISHVREAHAAKEKKLVPGKVVLEFD; encoded by the exons ATGTGGTGGAGGGCGGTGAGGGCCCGCCGGCGGGTCTCCGGGGCGCGGCCCGCGTCCaccgcggcggcgggggcggagaAGAGCTGCCGCGCCGTGGTGGTGCCGCGTTTCGGTGGTCCGGAGGTGCTGGAGGTCAGGCAGGGCGTGCCCGTGCCCGATCTGAAGCCGTGGGAAGTGCTCGTGCGCGCACGTGCTGTCTCTATCAACCCCCTGGACCTGCGA ATGCGATCTGGCTATGGGCGCTCCATATTCGAGCCACTCCTACCACTTATCATTGGTCGGGACATTAGCGGCGAAGTTGCAGCCACAGGGACTTCGGCGGCGTCATTTTCTATTGGTCAAGAAGTGTTTGGTTCGTTGCATCCAACTGCTCTCAGAGGGACATATGCTGACTATGCTATCCTGTCACTGGACGAGCTTACTCTCAAACCATCTACAATCAGTCATGTG GAGGCTAGTGCAATCCCGTTTGCTGCTTTGACTGCATGGCGTGCTTTACATGGTACAGCTCAAATTTCTGAAGG ACAAAGAGTTCTTGTGATTGGTGGAGGAGGAGCGGTTGGGTTAGCTGCTGTTCAACTTGCAGTGGCTGCTGGGTGTGGGGTTTCTGCTACCTGTGGGACCCAAAGTATTGAGCGAGTTACAGGAGCTGGTGCTGAACAAGCTATTGATTACACTGCTGAG GATACTGAAGCAGCAGTTAAAGGAAAGTTTGATGCTGTTTTAGACACCATAGGAGTACCTGAGACTGAAAGAATTGGCATCAGTGTTCTTAGGAGAGGTGGACACTATATGACCCTTCAG GGTGAAGCAGCTGCACTAGCAgataggtatggattggctgtAGGGCttcctgctgctactgctgctttaCTGAAGAAACAGATGCAGTATCGCTATTCTCATGGAATAG AGTATTGGTGGACATACATGAGAGCTGATGCCGAAGGGCTTCATGAGATCCAAAGGCTATCTGGAGCTGGGAAATTACAGATACCTGTGGAGAAGACCTTTCCCATCAGCCATGTAAGAGAAGCTCATGCGGCCAAGGAGAAAAAGTTGGTTCCGGGCAAGGTGGTTCTAGAATTCGATTAA
- the LOC136452990 gene encoding uncharacterized protein produces MMLPLVKLGSLAFRTLSKPIAARLKYNAGIHPKFRGLIIGLAQANHRFTTNMQRRVYGRATDSHIRPLNEEKAIQAAADLLGELFVFSVAGAAIIYEVQRSARSEARKEEVRSQEIEAIKKREEQLAQEVQLMKQKISEMERQYSKWTLPGFRGFGTAQAGAQAAAQPAGTQQPTAA; encoded by the exons ATGATGCTCCCGCTGGTGAAGCTCGGCTCGCTCGCGTTCCGGACGCTGAGCAAGCCCATCGCGGCCCGCCTCAAGTACAACGCCGGCATCCACCCCAAGTTCCGCGGTCTCATTATCGGCCTCGCGCAG GCAAACCATCGTTTCACGACAAATATGCAGAGGCGAGTTTACGGACGTGCGACTGACAGTCACATTCGGCCCCTGAATGAGGAGAAAGCTATTCAAGCTGCTGCAGATCTTCTTGGGGAACTATTTGTTTTCTCG GTTGCTGGTGCTGCAATTATCTATGAGGTGCAAAGAAGTGCCAGGTCAGAAGCCAGAAAAGAGGAAGTCCGTAGTCAGGAaattgag GCGATAAAGAAAAGGGAGGAGCAACTAGCCCAGGAAGTACAGCTCATGAAACAGAAGATTAGCGAGATGGAGCGGCAGTACTCGAAGTGGACTCTTCCGGGGTTTCGCGGCTTCGGCACTGCCCAGGCCGGTGCCCAGGCTGCGGCACAGCCTGCTGGTACTCAGCAGCCAACAGCTGCGTAA
- the LOC136452991 gene encoding uncharacterized protein, which yields MSAAPAASPWLRPSPTVRLRETAFLACSISSTPTRLCIGRRCSDRTFVGIQTAGSNLRRCMIAHVKSGEADGYPKSEDLVDEETLLSNLDRAIKEEDYARAAKIRDDLRILHEDAKALLLAANARFYNAFKNGDIAAMYSIWAKGDHVYVIHPAAGWISGYDVVMQSWEMVCNADYEFPLNIDLKNIEVHIRGSLGYVTCLEVVKTKGRTWGKQIATNIFEKVDGTWLMCVHHASHIEE from the exons ATGTCGGCGGCGCCGGCTGCTAGCCCATGGTTACGGCCGTCTCCAACTGTGCGGCTCCGCGAAACGGCCTTCTTGGCCTGTAGCATCAGCTCCACCCCTACGCGGCTCTGCATCGGACGACGCTGCTCGGATAGAACTTT TGTAGGGATTCAAACTGCAGGTTCCAACTTGAGAAGATGTATGATTGCCCATGTTAAAAGTGGGGAGGCTGATGGATATCCGAAAAGTGAGGATTTGGTGGACGAAGAAACTCTGCTGTCAAATTTAGACAGAGCCATCAAGGAAGAAGATTATGCTCGTGCAGCAAAGATCCGGGATGATCTGCGTATCCTCCACGAGGATGCTAAAGCTTTGCTCCTTGCAGCAAATGCACGGTTCTACAATGCCTTCAAGAATGGAGATATCGCTGCAATGTATTCTATCTGGGCTAAGGGTGACCATGTATATGTTATACATCCTGCTGCAGGTTGGATATCCGGTTATGATGTGGTCATGCAAAGCTGGGAGATGGTTTGCAATGCCGATTATGAGTTTCCACTGAATATTGATCTCAAGAATATAGAGGTTCACATCCGTGGCAGCCTTGGTTATGTCACGTGCTTGGAAGTGGTGAAGACCAAAGGAAGAACTTGGGGAAAGCAAATCGCCACCAACATTTTTGAGAAGGTTGATGGCACATGGCTGATGTGTGTGCACCATGCTTCACACATCGAAGAATGA